A genomic region of Borrelia duttonii Ly contains the following coding sequences:
- a CDS encoding complement regulator-acquiring protein gives MKIYFFISNLIIVLVLTNCSSDIKRFFPKTGIVGLRSFLDSLDPEKRKNILIYEIIKQVYYIKTVLDLHNDQNWVEDSTQFGMKENGKAFNILDNKLNIYRVDDARNLFIRRIFYLSFEYDETRIKNFGMILNKIIETVNDESKDLLRDITNVAIIYAQNYFVDEFRLLLNKVDKLQSLELDILQSLKDKFDQLAMFKKGWNYITNSLIGDFLNNKNNIQNDKIKLILHINQYYKLHFMKIKNIKGLSNDIKDILAKI, from the coding sequence TTGAAAATTTATTTTTTTATCAGTAATTTGATTATAGTTTTAGTTTTAACTAATTGCAGTTCGGATATTAAACGCTTTTTTCCAAAAACAGGGATTGTAGGTTTGCGAAGTTTTTTGGATAGTTTGGATCCAGAAAAACGTAAAAATATTTTGATATATGAAATTATTAAACAAGTTTATTATATTAAAACAGTGCTCGATCTACACAATGATCAAAATTGGGTTGAAGATAGCACTCAATTTGGTATGAAAGAGAATGGTAAGGCATTTAATATTCTTGACAATAAATTAAATATTTATAGAGTAGATGATGCTAGAAATTTATTTATTCGAAGAATATTTTATTTATCTTTCGAGTATGATGAGACGAGAATTAAAAATTTTGGAATGATTCTCAACAAAATAATCGAAACAGTTAATGATGAAAGTAAGGATTTACTTAGAGATATCACAAATGTGGCAATAATTTATGCTCAAAATTACTTTGTAGATGAATTTCGATTACTGCTTAATAAAGTCGATAAACTTCAATCTTTAGAACTTGATATTCTGCAATCTTTAAAAGATAAATTCGATCAATTAGCAATGTTCAAAAAAGGTTGGAATTATATTACAAATAGTCTTATTGGAGATTTTTTAAATAATAAAAATAATATTCAAAACGATAAAATCAAACTAATACTTCATATAAATCAATACTATAAATTGCATTTTATGAAAATTAAAAATATTAAAGGGCTTAGTAATGATATTAAAGATATTTTAGCCAAAATTTAA
- a CDS encoding complement regulator-acquiring protein, producing MKIYFFSISFLFIILSSCKSDPNKQSNGRSIQKDDIASPQTRIQNEYKKETEEREKQIIIKFLKEQIQNVTDLIELYKNNIKENEPADQFGMKNGAFKIIIGNPSQKAYNDPKSQENRRQFYSSLNYDEDKIRQLGVILNQITSDSANRGQLHVDITNAGRAYSQFLFERAIDKLKEYQNRFNLLNFRDLITVKIKLKSIAQLRLLWQDTVNNIIRDYEDDVIGIKTDSQKLIEHIRKQYGDVLKNKIPKIGIILGDLNKILKELN from the coding sequence TTGAAAATTTATTTTTTTAGTATATCTTTTTTATTCATTATTTTAAGTTCTTGTAAATCAGATCCAAATAAACAATCAAATGGAAGATCAATACAAAAAGATGACATAGCATCACCACAAACACGAATACAAAATGAATATAAAAAAGAGACCGAAGAAAGAGAAAAGCAAATTATAATAAAGTTTTTAAAAGAACAGATTCAAAATGTTACTGATTTAATAGAACTATATAAAAACAATATTAAAGAGAATGAACCTGCAGATCAATTTGGAATGAAAAATGGGGCTTTTAAAATTATTATAGGAAATCCTAGTCAAAAGGCTTACAACGATCCTAAAAGTCAAGAAAATAGAAGACAATTTTATTCATCCTTGAATTATGATGAAGATAAAATTAGACAACTTGGAGTAATACTTAATCAAATAACTTCCGATAGCGCTAACAGAGGACAATTGCACGTAGATATCACAAATGCAGGAAGGGCTTACTCTCAATTTTTATTTGAAAGAGCAATCGATAAACTTAAAGAATATCAAAATAGATTTAATTTACTAAATTTTAGAGATTTAATAACAGTAAAAATAAAACTTAAGTCAATTGCACAGTTAAGATTACTCTGGCAAGATACTGTAAATAATATTATTAGAGATTATGAAGATGATGTTATTGGCATTAAAACTGATAGTCAAAAACTCATTGAACACATAAGAAAACAATATGGAGATGTACTTAAAAATAAAATTCCAAAAATTGGCATTATATTGGGAGATCTCAATAAGATTTTAAAAGAATTAAATTAA
- a CDS encoding coiled-coil domain-containing protein, producing the protein MKSFYIKFGSLVIFIISCSQATQENLAWKKAFGIQKSTNSTYSLKSKQDKLNKLRKGTRNTTEKIKEKPLELEKKTQEAKKQDKKAQEAQQLESELESARKKQEEIRETKLQKEKTQEAQRLTSELETELKLARQKQEEIRVAKAQEAEQKRKKQLELEEQIAERGIIAIEEKIEELESKLLKAQEEEALAEEAYNKAYDKLEELEEAEQTENEEEKIQQAQQEEELALLKYEEMQHAKSTIEQELKDTKKTLKSEQAKLLYAQSGILQDEIKEKETILNELFQLTSQISSDNNPNNSITDSNRYEKFPASYGHGLGIPLVSFSILMEVDRHFFTQYFNDQAIAATFKYNKDRIYPILLGVTRIYDAYQKLKQKDYYTKQDENYKKMKEYSDVTSNFLYNINSMIPSLNYQNMLDDIYRNIHKVKINATIEELSNIKDQFKKYIQKLLETANKIHRRVNSVRFQQFNVLPETEEYYKVFKSINDDDDLQQEIKTTNDYFSECMAYVRSIIKRVIPQES; encoded by the coding sequence ATGAAGAGTTTTTATATTAAATTCGGGTCGTTAGTTATTTTTATAATAAGTTGCTCCCAAGCTACTCAAGAAAATTTAGCTTGGAAGAAGGCGTTTGGTATACAAAAATCAACAAACAGCACCTATAGTTTAAAAAGTAAACAGGATAAATTAAACAAACTAAGAAAAGGAACAAGAAATACGACAGAAAAAATAAAAGAAAAACCATTAGAATTAGAAAAGAAAACACAAGAAGCAAAGAAACAAGACAAAAAAGCACAAGAAGCACAACAATTAGAATCAGAACTAGAATCAGCAAGAAAAAAACAAGAAGAAATAAGGGAAACAAAATTACAAAAAGAAAAAACACAAGAAGCACAACGATTAACATCAGAACTAGAAACAGAACTAAAATTAGCAAGACAAAAACAAGAAGAAATAAGGGTAGCAAAAGCACAAGAAGCAGAACAAAAAAGAAAAAAACAATTAGAATTAGAGGAACAAATAGCAGAAAGGGGAATAATAGCAATAGAAGAAAAAATAGAAGAACTAGAATCAAAATTATTAAAAGCTCAAGAAGAAGAAGCATTAGCAGAAGAGGCATATAATAAGGCATATGATAAATTAGAAGAATTAGAAGAAGCAGAACAGACAGAAAACGAAGAAGAAAAAATACAACAAGCACAACAAGAAGAAGAACTAGCATTATTAAAATACGAGGAGATGCAACATGCAAAATCTACAATAGAGCAAGAATTAAAAGATACAAAAAAAACATTAAAAAGTGAACAAGCAAAATTATTATATGCACAATCAGGAATATTACAAGACGAAATAAAGGAAAAAGAGACAATTTTGAATGAACTTTTTCAATTAACTTCACAAATTAGTAGTGATAATAACCCAAACAACAGTATCACGGACTCTAATAGGTATGAAAAGTTTCCTGCCTCCTATGGTCATGGGCTGGGAATACCTTTGGTTTCATTCTCCATTTTAATGGAAGTAGATCGCCATTTCTTTACTCAATATTTCAATGACCAAGCTATTGCTGCTACTTTTAAATATAATAAAGATAGAATATATCCAATATTATTGGGTGTAACTAGAATATATGATGCTTATCAAAAATTAAAGCAAAAAGACTATTATACTAAGCAGGATGAAAATTATAAAAAAATGAAAGAATATTCAGATGTTACTAGTAATTTCCTATATAACATAAATTCAATGATACCAAGCCTTAATTATCAAAATATGTTAGATGATATATATCGCAATATTCACAAAGTAAAAATAAATGCAACAATAGAAGAACTTTCAAATATAAAGGATCAGTTTAAGAAATATATACAAAAATTACTTGAAACAGCAAATAAAATACATAGACGTGTAAATTCTGTGAGATTTCAACAGTTTAATGTATTACCAGAAACAGAAGAATATTATAAAGTCTTTAAGAGTATCAATGATGATGATGACCTTCAACAAGAAATTAAGACTACAAATGATTATTTTAGTGAATGTATGGCATATGTTAGGTCAATAATAAAAAGAGTAATCCCTCAAGAAAGTTAG
- a CDS encoding BTA121 domain-containing protein surface lipoprotein has product MMIKILVLLLMGLFGSCHLKGLVDISTEEDGEDIKFKIRFKESNEFDQNSNNNNEELTNLLVNKFGLSAQQIKAIQHLRRIVVDFDKEDKYTNNEFYQFIDCLKGLELKDLADNILCIMNEIKEVIKFIGAVKNDKKKQELFLEFKQIEDDYMSIIRDSYSRPVINRAEIIKIYNLIQKNKFETFKYQRIRAVDFASTRENKELIRYIKEIIDNTQPSEETAQINKDRHYTRLIFKIIESVYLNEDFLTSFSKKISELRKIIDSVMLVIDNEQDTNKKQEMETQFNNAKEQYESDVVNIYMNFDHMKDRPEWSQFLGLQERILLHKNAFNNIITSS; this is encoded by the coding sequence ATGATGATAAAGATATTAGTACTATTATTAATGGGACTGTTTGGGAGCTGTCATTTAAAAGGATTAGTGGATATAAGTACCGAAGAAGATGGAGAAGATATAAAATTTAAAATTCGCTTCAAAGAAAGTAATGAATTTGATCAAAATTCAAATAATAATAACGAAGAACTTACAAATTTGTTGGTTAACAAATTTGGATTGTCAGCTCAACAAATAAAAGCAATTCAACATTTACGCAGAATAGTCGTTGATTTTGATAAAGAAGATAAATATACTAATAATGAATTTTATCAATTTATAGACTGTCTTAAAGGATTAGAGCTAAAAGACTTAGCTGATAACATTTTATGTATTATGAATGAAATAAAAGAAGTGATTAAATTTATTGGGGCTGTAAAAAATGACAAGAAAAAACAAGAATTATTTCTAGAATTTAAACAAATCGAAGATGATTATATGTCAATAATAAGGGATTCTTATAGTAGACCTGTAATTAATAGAGCTGAAATTATAAAGATTTACAACCTAATTCAAAAAAATAAGTTTGAGACATTTAAATATCAACGTATAAGAGCAGTAGATTTTGCATCTACAAGAGAAAATAAAGAACTTATACGATATATAAAAGAAATCATTGATAATACCCAGCCTTCTGAGGAAACTGCTCAAATAAACAAAGATAGACATTATACTCGACTTATATTCAAAATAATTGAATCCGTTTATCTGAATGAAGATTTTTTAACATCTTTTAGTAAAAAGATTTCAGAACTTCGTAAAATAATAGATTCGGTTATGTTAGTAATTGATAATGAACAAGATACAAATAAGAAACAAGAGATGGAGACTCAATTTAATAACGCTAAGGAACAATATGAGTCTGATGTAGTAAACATATATATGAATTTTGATCATATGAAAGATCGCCCAGAGTGGTCACAATTTTTGGGACTACAAGAGCGTATTCTGCTGCATAAAAACGCTTTTAACAACATTATTACTTCTTCATAA
- a CDS encoding RNA-guided endonuclease TnpB family protein translates to MSANKAYKYRIYPTTNQKKYFSKVFGCVRFLYNKMLSDKKDYYEKNKKSLSVNPSNYKNEFPFLKEVDSLALCSAWIDLNSAYSNFFREIKKVNRTQGFPKYKSKKNRQTFRTNNQKNSIRIENDYIKLPKIGFVKLVLHRKIKSNEVIKNVVVEKDTDDKYYISVAVECLDVKNNDKTKCNNNKKEIVGIDMSMRHFLVSSEGEKINHPKYLLKNERKLKKCQRKLSKKQKGSRNRAKSRLRVAKLHRKISNQRKDFLHKLSYYFVANYENIAIENLSIKGMQKGMFGKSVNDLGWHEFVRQLSYKSEGCGAYLHKVDRYFPSSKLCNNCGIKNTTLKLSDTRWTCIGCNILHDRDINAALNLKAYYYKEIKTKAGTT, encoded by the coding sequence ATGAGTGCTAATAAAGCTTATAAGTACAGAATATATCCCACCACCAATCAAAAGAAATATTTTTCAAAAGTATTTGGATGTGTAAGATTTTTGTATAACAAAATGTTAAGTGATAAGAAAGATTATTATGAAAAAAATAAGAAAAGTCTTAGTGTTAATCCAAGTAATTATAAAAATGAATTTCCATTCTTAAAGGAAGTTGATAGTTTGGCTCTTTGTAGCGCATGGATTGACTTAAATTCTGCGTATAGTAATTTTTTTAGGGAAATTAAAAAAGTAAATAGAACGCAAGGATTTCCTAAATATAAAAGTAAGAAAAATAGGCAAACCTTTAGAACTAATAATCAAAAAAACTCAATAAGAATAGAAAATGATTATATAAAGCTACCTAAAATAGGATTTGTAAAGTTGGTTCTACATAGGAAAATTAAAAGCAATGAAGTTATTAAAAATGTAGTAGTAGAAAAAGATACTGATGATAAATATTATATTTCAGTAGCAGTTGAGTGCTTAGATGTTAAAAATAACGATAAAACTAAATGCAATAACAATAAAAAAGAGATAGTTGGTATTGATATGAGTATGAGGCATTTTCTAGTAAGTAGTGAAGGTGAGAAAATCAATCATCCTAAATATTTACTAAAAAATGAACGCAAACTTAAGAAATGCCAAAGAAAACTATCAAAAAAACAAAAGGGCTCTAGGAATAGAGCTAAATCTAGGTTAAGAGTTGCCAAGTTGCATAGGAAAATTTCAAATCAAAGAAAAGATTTTTTACATAAATTATCTTATTATTTTGTAGCTAATTATGAAAATATAGCAATAGAAAACTTATCAATTAAAGGCATGCAAAAAGGAATGTTTGGCAAAAGTGTTAATGATTTAGGATGGCATGAGTTTGTAAGACAATTATCATATAAATCAGAGGGGTGCGGAGCCTATTTACATAAAGTTGATAGATATTTCCCATCAAGCAAGCTATGCAACAATTGCGGTATTAAAAATACAACCCTGAAATTAAGTGATACTAGGTGGACTTGTATCGGTTGTAATATTTTGCATGATAGAGATATAAATGCAGCTCTAAATCTTAAAGCTTATTATTATAAGGAAATAAAAACTAAGGCAGGAACTACCTGA
- a CDS encoding RNA-guided endonuclease TnpB family protein codes for MSANKAYKYRIYPDANQKKYFSKVFGCVRFLYNKMLSDKKDYYEKNKQSLITYPSKYKEEFLFLKEVDSLALCNAQLDLNSAYSNFFREIKKGNRTQGFPKYKSKKNRQTFRTNNQKNSIRIENDYIKLPKIGFVKLALHRKIKSNELIKNVVVEKDTDDKYYISVAVECLDVKNNDKTKCNKKEIVGIDMSMRHFLVSSGGEKINHPKCLLKNECKLKKCQRKLSKKQKGSRNRAKSRLRVAKLHRKISNQRKDFLHKLSYYFVVNYKNIVIESLSIKSMQKGMFGKSVNDLGWHEFVRQLSYKSEWSKSYLHKVDRYFPSSKLCNNCGIKNTTLKLSDIRWSCRSCNTLHDRDINAALNLKAYYYKEIKTKAGTA; via the coding sequence ATGAGTGCTAATAAAGCTTATAAGTACAGAATATATCCTGACGCTAATCAAAAGAAATATTTTTCAAAAGTATTTGGGTGCGTAAGATTTTTGTATAACAAAATGTTAAGTGATAAGAAAGATTATTATGAAAAAAATAAACAAAGTCTTATTACTTATCCAAGCAAATATAAAGAAGAATTTCTATTCTTAAAGGAAGTTGATAGTTTGGCTCTTTGCAATGCTCAACTTGACTTAAATTCTGCGTATAGTAATTTTTTTAGAGAAATTAAAAAAGGAAATAGAACACAAGGATTTCCTAAATATAAAAGTAAGAAAAATAGACAAACCTTTAGAACTAATAATCAAAAAAACTCAATAAGAATAGAAAATGATTATATAAAGCTACCTAAAATAGGATTTGTAAAATTAGCTCTACATAGGAAAATTAAAAGCAATGAACTTATTAAAAATGTAGTAGTAGAAAAAGATACTGATGATAAATATTACATTTCAGTAGCGGTTGAGTGCTTAGATGTTAAAAATAACGATAAAACTAAATGCAATAAAAAAGAGATAGTTGGTATTGATATGAGTATGAGGCATTTTTTAGTAAGTAGTGGGGGTGAGAAAATCAATCATCCCAAATGTTTACTAAAAAATGAATGTAAACTCAAGAAATGCCAAAGAAAACTATCAAAAAAACAAAAGGGCTCTAGAAATAGAGCTAAATCTAGATTAAGAGTTGCCAAATTGCATAGGAAAATTTCAAATCAAAGAAAAGATTTTTTACATAAATTATCTTATTATTTTGTAGTTAATTATAAAAATATAGTAATAGAAAGCCTATCAATTAAAAGTATGCAAAAAGGAATGTTTGGCAAAAGTGTTAATGATTTGGGATGGCATGAGTTTGTAAGACAATTATCATATAAATCAGAGTGGTCTAAATCTTATTTGCATAAAGTTGATAGATATTTTCCATCAAGCAAGCTATGCAACAATTGCGGTATTAAAAATACAACCCTAAAATTAAGTGATATTAGGTGGAGTTGTAGGAGTTGTAACACTTTGCACGATAGAGATATAAATGCAGCTCTAAATCTTAAAGCTTATTATTATAAGGAAATAAAAACTAAGGCAGGAACTGCCTGA
- a CDS encoding complement regulator-acquiring protein produces the protein MKIICLIFFILSCLMIIGCSSDGPLLSGESYPYLRYAKSKSNKGTAALSSFGIDIILQKQGQGNKGSLAYSELLQSINNIKRTLKFDCMEFDEAQFDDMFQICSSYGYKIGYDVKVKREIYASLNYDVDSLGNLKTIIKSLVNSGEKKGCDLVVNLLRYLSISTQYISDIVDEKGVILNVANLNILKRRDNVASLRDLKSKLDSVLLQHNVLVSKLSAILERSMGIYSDLADPQSKARAISVYLSSMISRDSDIYNRIFNPFDAPVGANKLSLQSLNFAIIKKVEELTK, from the coding sequence ATGAAAATAATATGTCTAATATTTTTTATTTTGAGTTGTTTGATGATAATAGGGTGTTCATCTGATGGACCGTTATTAAGTGGTGAAAGTTACCCATATTTGAGGTATGCTAAGAGTAAGAGTAATAAGGGAACTGCTGCTTTATCAAGTTTTGGTATAGATATAATATTGCAAAAGCAAGGCCAAGGCAATAAAGGTTCTCTGGCTTATTCTGAGTTACTTCAAAGTATTAACAATATTAAAAGGACATTAAAGTTTGATTGTATGGAATTTGATGAAGCTCAGTTTGATGATATGTTTCAAATTTGTTCTTCATATGGTTATAAAATTGGGTATGATGTAAAAGTTAAAAGAGAAATTTATGCTAGTTTAAATTATGATGTTGATTCTTTAGGTAATTTAAAGACAATAATAAAAAGTTTGGTAAATTCAGGTGAAAAGAAGGGTTGTGATTTAGTTGTTAATTTGCTTAGATATTTAAGTATTAGTACTCAATATATAAGTGATATTGTGGATGAGAAAGGGGTTATTTTAAATGTAGCCAATTTAAATATATTGAAAAGGAGAGATAATGTGGCTAGTTTAAGAGATCTTAAATCTAAATTGGATAGTGTTTTATTGCAACATAATGTTTTAGTAAGTAAATTAAGTGCAATTTTGGAACGTTCAATGGGAATATATTCTGATTTAGCAGACCCTCAGAGTAAGGCTAGAGCAATAAGCGTTTATCTTAGCAGTATGATTAGTAGGGATAGTGATATTTATAATAGGATTTTTAATCCTTTTGATGCTCCTGTTGGTGCTAATAAATTGAGTTTACAGAGCTTAAACTTTGCAATTATTAAGAAAGTTGAAGAATTGACCAAATAG